In one window of Calypte anna isolate BGI_N300 chromosome 1, bCalAnn1_v1.p, whole genome shotgun sequence DNA:
- the TMCC3 gene encoding transmembrane and coiled-coil domain protein 3 isoform X1, with amino-acid sequence MPGSDTALAVDRTYSDPERHRRRKTRVERHDMNTLSLPLSIRRGGSDTNLNFDVPDGVIEFHKVKLSADSLKQKILKVTEQIKVEQTARDGNVAEYLKLVNSADKQQAGRIKQVFEKKNQKSAHSIAQLQKKLEQYHKKLKDIEQNGSSKSTKETSKDNLKDIHHGKSRSSGHGAESSKSSVPGVSLTPPVFVFSKSREFANLIRNKFGSADNIAHLKNSLDEFRPETSSRTYGGSATIVAKPKYVSDDECSSGTSGSAESNGNTSFGPAVPSTLDSQGKLSVILEELREIKETQSQLADDIENLKAQFKRDYGFISQMLQEERYRYERLEDQLNDLTDLHQHETANLKQELASIEEKVAYQAYERSRDVQEALESCQTRVSKLELHQQEQQAQQSETVNAKVLLGKCINVILAFMTVILVCVSTIAKFIAPMMKSRFHIICTFFAVTLLAIFCKNWDHIICAIERMIIPR; translated from the exons gTAGAAAGACATGACATGAATACCCTGAGTTTACCACTAAGCATTCGCCGTGGAGGCTCTGACACCAACCTGAACTTTGATGTACCAGATGGGGTCATAGAGTTTCACAAGGTCAAACTCAGTGCAGACAGcttgaaacagaaaatcctCAAGGTTACGGAACAAATCAAAGTTGAACAAACAGCTCGAGATGGAAACGTGGCAGAGTATTTGAAACTGGTAAACAGTGCAGACAAGCAACAGGCTGGCCGCATTAAACAAGTCTTTGAGAAGAAGAACCAGAAATCTGCCCACTCCATtgctcagctgcagaagaaaTTGGAACAGTACCACAAAAAGCTCAAGGATATTGAACAAAATGGATCTTCCAAAAGTACTAAGGAGACTTCTAAAGATAACTTGAAAGATATTCATCATGGAAAGTCCCGTTCCTCTGGGCAcggagcagagagcagcaagtCGAGTGTGCCAGGTGTATCCTTGACACCTCCTGTCTTTGTTTTCAGCAAGTCGAGAGAGTTTGCAAACCTGATCCGAAACAAATTTGGTAGTGCTGACAACATTGCTCATCTGAAAAATTCCTTGGATGAATTTCGGCCAGAAACGAGTTCAAGAACGTACGGGGGCAGTGCCACCATTGTTGCCAAACCAAAATATGTCAGTGATGATGAATGCTCAAGTGGGACCTCTGGCTCAGCAGAGAGTAATGGGAATACTTCCTTTGGTCCTGCTGTGCCAAGTACCCTGGACAGCCAGGGAAAGCTTTCTGTGATACTGGAGGAACTAAGGGAAATCAAAGAGACACAGTCCCAATTAGCTGATGATATTGAGAATTTAAAAGCACAATTTAAAAGAGACTATGGCTTTATTTCTCAGATGTTACAAGAAGAAAGATATAg ATACGAAAGATTGGAAGACCAGTTAAATGACCTCACTGATCTTCATCAGCACGAGACAGCAAACTTGAAACAAGAGCTAGCCAGCATAGAGGAGAAAGTGGCATATCAGGCTTATGAGCGATCACGAGATGTTCAg GAAGCCTTGGAATCATGCCAGACCCGGGTTTCAAAGCTGGAGCTCCatcagcaggagcagcaagcACAGCAGTCCGAAACGGTTAATGCCAAAGTGCTCCTGGGGAAATGTATAAATGTTATCCTGGCCTTCATGACTGTCATTTTAGTGTGTGTTTCCACTATTGCAAAGTTCATTGCTCCTATGATGAAGAGCCGTTTTCATATCATTTGCACTTTTTTTGCAGTGACACTGCTGGCAATATTTTGTAAAAACTGGGATCATATAATTTGTGCCATAGAAAGGATGATTATACCAAGATGA
- the TMCC3 gene encoding transmembrane and coiled-coil domain protein 3 isoform X2, with amino-acid sequence MNTLSLPLSIRRGGSDTNLNFDVPDGVIEFHKVKLSADSLKQKILKVTEQIKVEQTARDGNVAEYLKLVNSADKQQAGRIKQVFEKKNQKSAHSIAQLQKKLEQYHKKLKDIEQNGSSKSTKETSKDNLKDIHHGKSRSSGHGAESSKSSVPGVSLTPPVFVFSKSREFANLIRNKFGSADNIAHLKNSLDEFRPETSSRTYGGSATIVAKPKYVSDDECSSGTSGSAESNGNTSFGPAVPSTLDSQGKLSVILEELREIKETQSQLADDIENLKAQFKRDYGFISQMLQEERYRYERLEDQLNDLTDLHQHETANLKQELASIEEKVAYQAYERSRDVQEALESCQTRVSKLELHQQEQQAQQSETVNAKVLLGKCINVILAFMTVILVCVSTIAKFIAPMMKSRFHIICTFFAVTLLAIFCKNWDHIICAIERMIIPR; translated from the exons ATGAATACCCTGAGTTTACCACTAAGCATTCGCCGTGGAGGCTCTGACACCAACCTGAACTTTGATGTACCAGATGGGGTCATAGAGTTTCACAAGGTCAAACTCAGTGCAGACAGcttgaaacagaaaatcctCAAGGTTACGGAACAAATCAAAGTTGAACAAACAGCTCGAGATGGAAACGTGGCAGAGTATTTGAAACTGGTAAACAGTGCAGACAAGCAACAGGCTGGCCGCATTAAACAAGTCTTTGAGAAGAAGAACCAGAAATCTGCCCACTCCATtgctcagctgcagaagaaaTTGGAACAGTACCACAAAAAGCTCAAGGATATTGAACAAAATGGATCTTCCAAAAGTACTAAGGAGACTTCTAAAGATAACTTGAAAGATATTCATCATGGAAAGTCCCGTTCCTCTGGGCAcggagcagagagcagcaagtCGAGTGTGCCAGGTGTATCCTTGACACCTCCTGTCTTTGTTTTCAGCAAGTCGAGAGAGTTTGCAAACCTGATCCGAAACAAATTTGGTAGTGCTGACAACATTGCTCATCTGAAAAATTCCTTGGATGAATTTCGGCCAGAAACGAGTTCAAGAACGTACGGGGGCAGTGCCACCATTGTTGCCAAACCAAAATATGTCAGTGATGATGAATGCTCAAGTGGGACCTCTGGCTCAGCAGAGAGTAATGGGAATACTTCCTTTGGTCCTGCTGTGCCAAGTACCCTGGACAGCCAGGGAAAGCTTTCTGTGATACTGGAGGAACTAAGGGAAATCAAAGAGACACAGTCCCAATTAGCTGATGATATTGAGAATTTAAAAGCACAATTTAAAAGAGACTATGGCTTTATTTCTCAGATGTTACAAGAAGAAAGATATAg ATACGAAAGATTGGAAGACCAGTTAAATGACCTCACTGATCTTCATCAGCACGAGACAGCAAACTTGAAACAAGAGCTAGCCAGCATAGAGGAGAAAGTGGCATATCAGGCTTATGAGCGATCACGAGATGTTCAg GAAGCCTTGGAATCATGCCAGACCCGGGTTTCAAAGCTGGAGCTCCatcagcaggagcagcaagcACAGCAGTCCGAAACGGTTAATGCCAAAGTGCTCCTGGGGAAATGTATAAATGTTATCCTGGCCTTCATGACTGTCATTTTAGTGTGTGTTTCCACTATTGCAAAGTTCATTGCTCCTATGATGAAGAGCCGTTTTCATATCATTTGCACTTTTTTTGCAGTGACACTGCTGGCAATATTTTGTAAAAACTGGGATCATATAATTTGTGCCATAGAAAGGATGATTATACCAAGATGA